The segment CTGGGAGACGTGGGAGATGCACCCGATGGGAGATGAAATCGTCGTGCTGCAAGAGGGCGACGTCGATTTCGTGCTGTGGCGGGACGGCAACAATTCTCAATATCAGTGAACCGGGCAGCTATATTGTCGTCCCGCGAGGGCAGTGGCACACCGCGCGCCCGCACAAGAAAACCAGCATGATTTTTTTTACCCCCGGTCAGGGTACGCTCAGTGCGGTGGCGCCTGGCGGGGCGGGCAGAGACTAGCTTTCGTCGACATTCCGCCAGGCGAACTCGGCCAGCCGCATCGCGCGCTCGCCAAAACCCATAGCGTTGGCCGAACTGGCATTGCCTTTGAGGGCGCGGGCATAGACACCTTGCGAGATCGACGCCAAGCGGAACATGGCGAAGGTGATGTAGAACGGCCAATTTTGAATGCCATCATCGCGTCCGGCGGCGCGGCAGTAGGCTTCGACATGCGCCTTCTCATCCGGAATGCCGAGGGCATCCAGGTCGACTCCAGCCAATCCGGGCAGGCTGTCATCGCCGGTCGCGAGATGATAGGGCAGGCAATTATATGCGAGGTCGGTTAGCGGATGACCAAGGGTTGAGAGCTCCCAGTCGAGTACAGCGGCGACTCTCGGCGCGTGGCTGCTGAGAATGAGATTGCCGAGCCGGAAATCGCCATGCACCAGGGTGGTCTCACCGTCTTCGGGTATGTTGCGCGGCAGCCATTCCATCAACCGGTCCATGTCGGCGATGTCGCCGGTTTTCGCGGCTTCGTATTGATGGCTCCATAAGGCGATTTGGCGTTCAATAAAGGACTCATGCTTGCCGTAATCGCCGAGCCCTGCCGTTTTCCAATTGATACGATGTAATTGCGCCAAGACGCCTGC is part of the Pseudomonadota bacterium genome and harbors:
- a CDS encoding phosphotransferase family protein, translated to MAETRHLPELTQVRDAHRIELSRLSEYFAAHLPQLGGALTARQFKDGQSNPTFLLQSGAQQVVLRKKPPGDLLPGAHRIEREFRIISALASHGVPVPKALHLCEDDSVIGTPFYVMENVEGRVCQNPVLTGMTAAERTAIYASMAGVLAQLHRINWKTAGLGDYGKHESFIERQIALWSHQYEAAKTGDIADMDRLMEWLPRNIPEDGETTLVHGDFRLGNLILSSHAPRVAAVLDWELSTLGHPLTDLAYNCLPYHLATGDDSLPGLAGVDLDALGIPDEKAHVEAYCRAAGRDDGIQNWPFYITFAMFRLASISQGVYARALKGNASSANAMGFGERAMRLAEFAWRNVDES